Proteins from one Candidatus Zixiibacteriota bacterium genomic window:
- a CDS encoding multiheme c-type cytochrome, whose amino-acid sequence MRRLMAVALALGVMLAFGGAVWAADSTKVAGKPDTLKWAEAHFKYVGETKCKMCHKQQYDSWATTPHAKAWAALKPEEQKKAECVECHITGKTASDSVLINVGCEACHGPGSDYKAMNKMKDPKLAAAAGLLPVSEAMCVRCHNAKSPTFKSFDFAKAKETGVHKHFPKKEPAAAPK is encoded by the coding sequence ATGAGACGACTGATGGCCGTGGCACTGGCACTGGGTGTGATGCTCGCCTTCGGCGGCGCTGTCTGGGCCGCCGACAGTACGAAGGTGGCCGGAAAGCCGGATACGTTGAAGTGGGCCGAGGCGCACTTCAAATATGTCGGTGAGACCAAGTGCAAGATGTGCCACAAGCAGCAGTATGATTCCTGGGCGACCACGCCGCACGCCAAGGCATGGGCCGCCTTGAAGCCGGAAGAGCAGAAGAAGGCCGAATGCGTGGAGTGTCACATAACCGGCAAGACGGCGAGCGACTCGGTGCTGATCAATGTCGGCTGCGAGGCCTGCCACGGTCCCGGCTCCGACTATAAAGCGATGAACAAGATGAAGGACCCCAAGCTGGCGGCGGCGGCGGGTCTGCTCCCGGTGAGCGAGGCAATGTGCGTGCGCTGCCACAATGCCAAGAGCCCGACCTTCAAGAGCTTTGATTTCGCCAAGGCGAAGGAGACAGGGGTGCACAAACACTTCCCGAAGAAGGAACCGGCCGCGGCTCCCAAGTAG
- a CDS encoding RNA polymerase sigma factor has translation MTASKQRMEADDAAIVAEIRAGNVDAFRPVVERHSQTLFRLAYRLTGNEHDAEDIVQESLMKAYRDMRRFELRSGIGTWLYRICTNCALDLLRARKRSGTAECRHDDTDQLLDNIPTGDPPPDQAIRDGEIRRHVNAALGTLSSAERAAFVLRHFQQMPIAEISRVMGLRENATKNTIFRAVQKLRGALAPLMSEQL, from the coding sequence ATGACCGCGTCTAAACAGCGGATGGAGGCGGACGATGCGGCCATCGTGGCAGAGATTCGCGCCGGGAACGTGGACGCCTTCCGGCCCGTGGTGGAACGACACAGCCAGACTCTCTTCCGCCTCGCCTATCGCCTGACCGGGAACGAGCATGACGCCGAAGATATTGTCCAGGAATCACTTATGAAGGCATATCGGGACATGCGGCGGTTCGAGCTCCGATCCGGCATCGGTACCTGGCTCTACCGGATATGTACCAACTGTGCGCTTGATCTGCTCCGTGCCCGCAAGCGCAGCGGCACAGCCGAGTGCCGGCACGACGACACGGATCAGTTGCTCGACAACATTCCCACCGGTGATCCCCCGCCGGATCAGGCGATTCGTGATGGCGAGATCCGCCGGCATGTCAATGCGGCCCTTGGTACCCTGAGCAGCGCCGAACGAGCGGCCTTTGTCTTGCGGCATTTTCAGCAGATGCCGATTGCCGAGATCAGCCGCGTCATGGGGCTGAGAGAGAACGCCACCAAGAACACGATCTTCCGTGCGGTGCAGAAACTGCGGGGCGCACTGGCGCCTCTGATGAGTGAACAGCTATGA
- a CDS encoding HEAT repeat domain-containing protein, which translates to MNRRIVLVALITILSTPAAVKASDDGAWIVPPSGRSLLAAVDEPVKVKVADSVRVAVKRAVRDSIGVELEAAAYEAATESLDDEQWDQAIRQYQHVIRLAGRYAPGATYWKAYAQYKSARRAAALETLAALHAAYPDSRWEREAKALELEIRQTSGRMFTDVEREDNDEDLKLLILSNLMNTEPERAVPLLEKVLKGNSSLRVKEQALFVLSQSGTPQAREVLALYARGESNPDLQMRAVSYLGIFGGEENRRLLEDVYSSAASTDVKRKILESYMVAGDEGRLLAIARKERDADLRRSAIEQLGVMGQTEALWQLYQQEPDSDLRRRLIESFMISGDSERLLAIAKREKDPDLRRSAIEQLSVMGETDALWELYQQESDRDLRRRLVEGFMIAGANDRLLEVARREGDIDLRRKAIEQLGILGDTEPLHELYTRESSPDIKSSIIDALFIHGDDDGLIAIARAEKDRDLRRQAVEKLALLNSDAATDFLMELLEK; encoded by the coding sequence ATGAATAGACGCATCGTGTTGGTGGCTCTGATCACAATCCTGTCCACCCCGGCTGCGGTGAAGGCGTCCGATGACGGCGCCTGGATAGTGCCCCCGAGCGGGCGTTCACTCCTCGCCGCCGTCGATGAGCCGGTCAAGGTCAAGGTGGCCGATTCGGTCCGGGTGGCGGTCAAGCGGGCCGTACGCGACTCGATCGGCGTCGAATTGGAGGCGGCCGCCTATGAAGCGGCCACCGAGTCGCTCGATGACGAACAATGGGACCAGGCCATCCGGCAATATCAGCACGTTATCCGTCTGGCGGGACGCTATGCTCCCGGTGCGACCTACTGGAAGGCCTACGCGCAGTACAAGAGCGCGCGTCGGGCCGCGGCGCTCGAGACGCTGGCGGCGCTTCATGCTGCGTATCCAGACAGCCGGTGGGAACGCGAAGCTAAGGCCTTGGAGTTGGAAATTCGGCAGACTTCGGGGCGGATGTTTACTGACGTCGAGCGGGAGGACAATGATGAGGATCTGAAACTCCTCATTCTCTCGAATCTCATGAATACCGAACCGGAGCGGGCGGTGCCGCTCCTGGAAAAAGTCCTGAAGGGCAACAGCTCCCTCCGGGTGAAGGAGCAGGCCCTGTTCGTCCTGAGCCAGAGTGGCACCCCGCAGGCGCGTGAGGTGCTCGCGCTGTATGCGCGCGGCGAGTCGAATCCCGATCTGCAGATGCGCGCCGTCTCATACCTGGGGATCTTTGGCGGCGAGGAAAATCGCCGGCTCTTGGAAGACGTCTACTCCTCCGCCGCCAGCACCGACGTCAAGCGCAAGATCCTCGAGAGTTACATGGTCGCCGGCGATGAGGGACGATTGTTGGCGATCGCACGGAAGGAACGGGATGCCGACTTGCGGCGCAGCGCCATCGAGCAACTTGGCGTGATGGGCCAGACCGAGGCATTATGGCAATTGTACCAGCAGGAACCCGATTCCGACCTGCGCCGCAGGCTGATCGAGAGCTTCATGATCAGCGGAGACTCAGAGCGTCTGTTGGCGATTGCCAAGAGGGAGAAGGACCCGGATCTGCGCCGCTCGGCCATCGAACAGTTGAGCGTGATGGGCGAGACGGATGCGCTGTGGGAGCTCTACCAGCAGGAATCCGATCGGGACCTGCGGCGGCGGCTGGTCGAGGGATTCATGATCGCCGGTGCCAATGACCGGCTCCTGGAGGTCGCCCGCCGCGAGGGTGACATCGACTTGCGCCGCAAGGCGATCGAGCAGTTGGGCATCTTGGGCGACACCGAGCCGCTGCACGAACTCTACACGCGGGAATCATCCCCCGATATCAAATCATCCATCATCGACGCCCTGTTCATTCATGGGGATGATGATGGTCTGATCGCCATCGCCCGTGCCGAGAAGGACCGCGATCTGCGCCGCCAGGCGGTGGAGAAACTGGCCCTGCTGAATTCCGACGCCGCCACCGATTTTCTGATGGAACTGCTGGAGAAATGA
- a CDS encoding (Fe-S)-binding protein, whose translation MVNQKEPVTGEGLHQGIIDACKAMKDGPRALRLYMEMCARCGTCAEQCPVYQGEPTRLRNPAVRADLVRSVYKRYATVSGTLFGPLVGAHDLDGDFEMKDFVNSFYECTGCRRCATYCPMGMDNSVITRKGRAIADKLGYTPQRLQQVIEISLRTGNTDGANQDALRETVRFLEAEIREEYAVDVKIPCDQVGAEVFFVPPSGDLLVNPEAVMGIAKVFHKLGTSWTLSSRAFDGANYGLFTGDDASMKEDNSLYVEEAKRLKCKTMMMGECGHAHRIMKFMMEPGQWWGPLPFEITNVLQFTSARVRDGSIRFDRSANPDPVTYHDPCNFGRSCGIVEEPRIIMQAACADFREMTPNRHLNWCCGGGGGLSAMDDIHEFRMNVSGRMKLQQIDQTGARYVAAPCSNCKRQLAQLMEYHKREVAVGGVHDLVYKAIIL comes from the coding sequence GTGGTCAATCAGAAGGAACCGGTGACCGGCGAGGGGCTGCACCAGGGCATCATCGACGCGTGCAAGGCGATGAAAGACGGTCCGCGGGCCTTGCGGCTCTATATGGAGATGTGCGCGCGGTGCGGCACCTGCGCCGAGCAGTGCCCGGTCTATCAGGGAGAGCCCACGCGGCTGCGCAATCCGGCCGTGCGCGCCGACCTGGTGCGTTCGGTCTACAAGCGGTACGCCACAGTATCCGGCACGCTCTTCGGGCCGCTGGTCGGGGCGCACGATCTCGACGGCGACTTCGAAATGAAGGACTTCGTCAACTCGTTCTACGAGTGCACCGGCTGCCGCCGCTGCGCGACGTATTGTCCCATGGGCATGGATAATTCCGTGATCACACGGAAGGGACGGGCCATCGCCGACAAACTCGGTTACACACCGCAACGCTTGCAGCAGGTGATCGAGATTTCCCTCCGGACGGGAAACACGGACGGAGCGAATCAAGACGCGCTCAGAGAAACCGTTCGCTTTCTCGAAGCGGAGATTCGCGAGGAGTACGCAGTCGACGTGAAGATCCCCTGCGACCAGGTCGGGGCCGAGGTGTTCTTTGTGCCGCCGTCGGGGGACCTGCTCGTAAACCCGGAGGCGGTCATGGGGATCGCCAAGGTCTTTCACAAACTGGGTACGTCCTGGACACTGAGCTCGCGGGCCTTTGACGGGGCCAATTACGGCCTGTTCACCGGCGACGATGCGTCGATGAAGGAGGACAACAGTCTTTACGTCGAGGAGGCCAAGCGCCTGAAGTGCAAGACCATGATGATGGGCGAGTGCGGCCATGCACACCGCATCATGAAGTTTATGATGGAGCCGGGGCAGTGGTGGGGGCCGCTGCCGTTTGAAATCACCAACGTGCTGCAGTTCACGTCCGCGCGCGTCCGGGACGGCTCGATCCGGTTTGACCGGAGCGCAAACCCCGACCCGGTGACCTATCACGATCCCTGCAATTTCGGGCGGAGCTGCGGCATCGTGGAGGAACCGCGCATCATCATGCAGGCGGCCTGTGCCGACTTCCGGGAGATGACCCCGAACCGGCACCTCAATTGGTGCTGCGGCGGTGGCGGGGGTCTCTCGGCCATGGACGACATCCACGAGTTTCGGATGAACGTCTCTGGTCGGATGAAACTGCAGCAGATCGACCAGACCGGCGCCCGATACGTCGCCGCGCCCTGCTCCAACTGCAAGCGTCAATTGGCGCAGTTGATGGAGTACCATAAGCGCGAGGTTGCGGTCGGTGGCGTGCACGACCTGGTCTACAAGGCGATCATCCTCTGA
- a CDS encoding TusE/DsrC/DsvC family sulfur relay protein encodes MTEDHWRIIEFVQEYYNRRKVGPPVVHICKELGLSMRHVCDLFPCGMARGAYRLAGLPRPSGCL; translated from the coding sequence TTGACCGAGGATCACTGGCGCATCATCGAGTTCGTGCAGGAGTACTACAACCGGCGGAAGGTGGGCCCCCCGGTCGTGCACATCTGCAAGGAACTCGGCCTGTCGATGCGGCATGTCTGCGACCTGTTCCCTTGTGGCATGGCGCGTGGGGCCTACCGGCTGGCCGGGTTGCCGCGACCGAGCGGGTGCCTGTAG
- a CDS encoding TusE/DsrC/DsvC family sulfur relay protein — MTPRTVSFSDRVYSLDDHGFLDPSDQWDERFAEGMARSLGIVGGLTEDHWGFIRYLRGKFTGEGTVPVVVKACADNGMRLSRMRELFPTGYHRGACKIAGINFGFMCTTNLWLTYETVPPSQPLQPVDDLGFLRDFDTWDEQFACTVAHTWNLTDGLTETHWKVLRYLRASYRRVKNVPTIYELCTANGIALDEFGRLFPGGYHRGACRAAGLPFLP; from the coding sequence ATGACGCCGCGCACGGTGTCGTTTTCCGACAGAGTATACTCGCTCGATGACCACGGGTTTCTCGATCCCTCCGACCAGTGGGACGAGCGCTTCGCCGAGGGAATGGCCCGATCGCTGGGGATCGTCGGCGGCCTGACTGAGGATCACTGGGGGTTCATCCGCTATCTGAGAGGGAAATTCACAGGCGAGGGAACGGTTCCGGTGGTGGTCAAGGCCTGTGCCGACAATGGGATGAGACTCAGCCGCATGCGCGAGTTGTTCCCGACCGGGTATCATCGCGGCGCCTGCAAGATCGCCGGGATCAACTTCGGGTTCATGTGCACGACCAATCTCTGGCTGACGTATGAGACGGTCCCCCCGAGCCAACCGTTGCAGCCGGTGGATGACCTCGGCTTCCTCCGCGATTTCGATACCTGGGACGAGCAGTTTGCCTGCACGGTGGCACACACCTGGAATCTCACGGACGGGCTGACCGAGACGCATTGGAAGGTCCTGCGGTATCTGCGGGCATCCTACCGCCGGGTGAAGAACGTGCCGACGATCTACGAACTTTGCACGGCCAACGGCATCGCCCTCGATGAATTCGGCCGCCTTTTCCCAGGCGGTTACCATCGCGGCGCCTGTCGGGCGGCGGGGCTGCCATTCCTGCCGTAA
- a CDS encoding cytochrome bc complex cytochrome b subunit: MNERTPKASVGAWLDRRIGLSALKSLAMHKQVPMHRHSIWYYLGGMTLFCFLVQIITGIFLLLYYRPTAEAAFESVEFIMTDVRFGWLVRSIHSWSANLMLFFAFVHMFSVFFLRAYRRPRELTWVSGAFLLFLSLGFGFSGYLLPWNQLALFATKVGTDILGEIPLIGHWLMTVARGGDDVTGATLTRFFGIHVAVLPMIATFFLLSHLALVQKEGMSVPIGERYKNVRMMPFFPNFALRDLVGWTLALGILVILASVFPWELGVKADPLAPAPAGIRPEWYFCFMFQTLKYIPGQVLFIPGELLGIIGFSLGGLALVLVPFLDRKAVREERNRVLAVIGWVVLVYMAVFTLLAYVA, from the coding sequence ATGAACGAGCGAACACCCAAGGCATCGGTCGGGGCGTGGCTCGACCGCCGCATCGGCCTCTCGGCGCTCAAGTCCCTGGCGATGCACAAGCAGGTGCCGATGCACCGGCACTCGATCTGGTACTATCTGGGCGGGATGACGTTGTTCTGCTTCCTCGTCCAGATCATCACCGGGATCTTCCTGCTGTTGTACTATCGCCCCACCGCTGAGGCCGCCTTTGAGTCGGTCGAGTTCATCATGACCGACGTGCGTTTCGGCTGGCTGGTGCGCTCGATCCACTCGTGGTCGGCGAACCTGATGCTCTTTTTCGCCTTCGTGCACATGTTCTCGGTCTTCTTCCTGCGCGCCTATCGCAGGCCGCGTGAGTTGACCTGGGTATCGGGTGCCTTTCTGTTGTTTCTCTCGCTGGGCTTCGGCTTTTCCGGATACCTGCTGCCATGGAATCAACTGGCGCTCTTCGCCACCAAGGTCGGCACCGACATTCTCGGCGAGATCCCCCTCATCGGTCACTGGCTGATGACGGTGGCACGCGGCGGCGATGATGTCACCGGCGCGACCTTGACGCGGTTCTTCGGCATTCATGTTGCAGTCCTGCCGATGATCGCCACGTTCTTCCTCTTGAGCCACCTGGCGCTGGTTCAGAAGGAGGGCATGAGTGTTCCCATCGGCGAGCGGTATAAGAACGTCCGCATGATGCCCTTTTTCCCCAACTTCGCATTGCGCGATCTGGTCGGCTGGACGCTGGCGTTGGGCATACTGGTCATCCTGGCCTCGGTGTTTCCGTGGGAGTTGGGGGTCAAGGCCGACCCGTTGGCACCGGCCCCGGCGGGGATTCGCCCTGAGTGGTATTTCTGTTTCATGTTCCAGACACTGAAGTACATCCCGGGGCAGGTCCTCTTTATCCCGGGTGAATTGCTGGGGATCATCGGTTTCTCATTGGGCGGGTTGGCGCTGGTTCTGGTTCCATTCCTCGACCGCAAGGCGGTTCGTGAGGAACGCAATCGCGTGCTGGCGGTCATTGGATGGGTGGTTCTGGTTTACATGGCGGTTTTCACGTTGCTGGCCTATGTGGCGTAG
- a CDS encoding cytochrome c3 family protein: MKQVVTGYDDDIHAAKGLGCQDCHGGDPTRGAEEGDPEQAHDPAKGFVGAPTSSQIPDLCGRCHSDVEFMKQYNPKLRVDQLLEYRSSHHGKSLAAGNTKVATCVSCHGVHGILAVNDTRAPVYKTNVAATCGRCHSDAAYMRGSGLPTDQVALYRRSVHGQKLLEEGDLSAPTCNNCHGNHGATPPGLTSVANTCGECHANNRDFFNQSPHKAAFADMGLGECTACHRHHDIEVPTDSMLGTQAGSMCANCHSEGDAGWDAAAAMDRAMDSLKATLIAAHDLLDRAGRGGIDVALGKFDLHAADDALIKARTAVHYFDTTKFAEIVSPGIGAAAQVITLGNDALDDLRMRRVGLSFSIPLVLLVALLLYLKIRKMERDKPFA; this comes from the coding sequence ATGAAGCAGGTCGTGACCGGCTACGACGATGACATCCATGCCGCCAAAGGTCTGGGTTGCCAGGACTGCCACGGCGGCGATCCCACACGCGGGGCCGAAGAAGGCGATCCGGAACAGGCACATGACCCGGCCAAAGGATTCGTGGGAGCCCCGACATCGTCGCAGATACCGGATTTGTGCGGACGTTGCCATTCCGACGTCGAGTTCATGAAGCAGTATAACCCGAAGCTGCGGGTCGACCAGCTTCTGGAGTATCGTTCCAGCCACCACGGCAAGTCGCTGGCAGCGGGCAACACGAAAGTGGCGACGTGCGTGTCGTGCCATGGTGTCCACGGCATCCTGGCCGTGAATGACACGCGCGCCCCAGTTTACAAGACCAATGTCGCCGCGACCTGCGGACGGTGCCATTCCGATGCCGCCTACATGCGCGGGTCGGGGTTGCCCACCGATCAAGTGGCTTTGTACCGCAGATCGGTGCACGGACAGAAGCTGCTGGAAGAGGGTGATCTCTCCGCTCCGACCTGCAACAACTGCCACGGCAACCACGGCGCCACGCCGCCGGGATTGACATCGGTGGCGAACACGTGCGGTGAATGCCACGCCAACAACCGCGACTTCTTCAATCAGTCCCCGCACAAAGCGGCCTTCGCCGACATGGGACTGGGCGAGTGCACCGCCTGCCACCGACATCATGACATCGAGGTGCCGACCGACTCGATGCTCGGCACCCAAGCCGGATCGATGTGCGCAAACTGCCACTCCGAGGGGGACGCCGGTTGGGACGCTGCGGCCGCAATGGACCGGGCCATGGACTCCCTGAAGGCCACCCTCATCGCGGCTCACGATCTGCTCGATCGCGCCGGGCGGGGTGGTATCGATGTCGCGCTCGGGAAGTTCGACCTGCACGCCGCCGATGATGCCCTGATCAAAGCACGTACGGCGGTGCATTACTTCGATACGACCAAGTTCGCTGAAATCGTCTCACCGGGGATCGGCGCCGCCGCTCAGGTCATCACATTGGGGAATGACGCCCTGGACGATCTGCGGATGCGCCGCGTGGGTTTGTCGTTCTCGATCCCGCTCGTTCTGCTGGTCGCCCTTCTGCTCTACTTGAAGATCCGCAAGATGGAACGGGATAAGCCGTTCGCATAG
- a CDS encoding helix-turn-helix domain-containing protein has product MTAETLSKALLSTGEAAELCSVTRDTVLKWITSGRIRAHRTPGGHHRVSKSSLAPLIEEALRHPRHTETGCPAPAIAEDRPPFQYCWEFYARNGRTPEGCADCIVFRSGTRRCYELSRLPVEAGHNRLFCQGSCEDCEYFRMVQGQQPNVLVVTDRARLRHALERRMNKADFNLRITDCEYRCSMVIEEFRPDYVVIDCLLGAERSGEFATLLSEDPRIPFIKVVLAGKHHELPQQCEKTVFAVIDRPFSIETLGDLIRRTGPLGAEDNDRVPAGDVNS; this is encoded by the coding sequence ATGACTGCAGAGACATTGAGCAAGGCGCTTCTCTCAACCGGGGAGGCGGCCGAGCTGTGTTCGGTCACGCGGGACACGGTCCTGAAGTGGATCACCTCGGGGAGAATCCGCGCTCACCGCACGCCAGGTGGGCATCACCGTGTCTCCAAGAGCTCGCTGGCACCTCTGATCGAGGAGGCGCTCAGGCACCCGCGGCATACGGAAACGGGCTGTCCCGCCCCGGCGATTGCGGAGGACCGGCCGCCATTCCAGTACTGCTGGGAGTTCTATGCGCGCAATGGGCGGACACCGGAGGGGTGCGCGGACTGCATCGTATTCCGCTCGGGGACGCGCCGGTGCTACGAGCTCAGCCGGTTGCCGGTGGAGGCGGGGCACAATCGCCTCTTCTGTCAGGGGTCGTGCGAAGATTGCGAGTATTTCCGGATGGTCCAGGGGCAACAGCCGAATGTGCTCGTGGTAACCGATCGGGCCCGGCTGCGTCATGCATTGGAACGCCGGATGAACAAGGCCGATTTCAACCTCCGCATCACCGACTGCGAGTATCGTTGTTCAATGGTCATCGAGGAATTCCGCCCCGACTACGTGGTCATCGACTGTCTGCTGGGTGCGGAGCGCAGCGGTGAATTCGCGACCCTGCTGTCTGAGGACCCGCGCATTCCTTTCATCAAGGTCGTGTTGGCCGGGAAGCACCACGAACTGCCCCAGCAGTGCGAGAAGACCGTGTTCGCCGTGATCGACCGTCCGTTTTCGATCGAGACGCTCGGCGACCTGATCCGCCGGACCGGGCCCTTGGGAGCGGAAGACAATGACCGTGTTCCGGCGGGGGATGTGAACTCATAG
- a CDS encoding HEAT repeat domain-containing protein — MRVPNVLLVPAVCLLAASSGMAAAMPSIRHGTIHNRSAATGLEPLIREIIRDQRGPAWIGYAVPLRPGHSICCSGRGSGCRCPLEREQGISHQFDEPDSLDLTVKRHLLVLSRVAKGEVQRIRCYSDECELDAGGLPLFWLSDVAPDQSIAWLASFVTGPSGQSRWNEDIADRVVSGIALHDDPGALDMLCRLVEPARPDKLRVRPVFWIGETGGRRGVELLDRILRDDPSRKVREQAVFALTLSNTPEALETLIRVARTDRDPDIRSRAVFWLGNEAGEKAAATIADMAVDDPDTDVKERAVFALSQLPPDVGVPRLIHVARTNSNPEVRKQAIFWLTQSEDPRALDFFEEILAH; from the coding sequence ATGAGAGTCCCCAATGTTCTGTTGGTTCCTGCCGTCTGCTTGCTCGCCGCTTCGTCAGGCATGGCGGCGGCGATGCCGTCGATCCGGCACGGGACGATCCACAATCGCTCCGCGGCGACAGGGTTGGAGCCGTTGATCCGGGAGATCATCCGTGATCAACGCGGCCCTGCGTGGATCGGCTATGCCGTCCCGCTTCGTCCCGGACACAGCATCTGCTGCTCGGGCCGTGGCTCCGGTTGCCGCTGCCCACTCGAACGAGAGCAGGGCATCTCTCATCAGTTCGATGAACCCGATTCGCTCGATCTGACGGTGAAACGGCATCTGTTGGTCCTCTCTCGCGTGGCGAAGGGAGAGGTGCAACGCATCCGCTGCTATTCCGACGAATGCGAGCTCGATGCCGGGGGTCTGCCGCTGTTCTGGCTCAGCGATGTTGCGCCTGATCAGAGCATCGCCTGGCTGGCGTCGTTCGTCACGGGGCCGTCGGGACAATCCCGCTGGAACGAAGACATCGCCGACCGCGTCGTCAGCGGGATCGCCCTTCATGACGACCCCGGGGCGCTCGACATGTTGTGTCGCCTGGTCGAGCCGGCCCGGCCGGACAAGCTCCGCGTGCGGCCGGTGTTCTGGATTGGCGAAACCGGAGGCCGTCGAGGCGTGGAACTGCTGGACCGGATCCTGCGTGATGATCCCAGCCGCAAGGTCCGCGAGCAGGCGGTCTTCGCCCTCACCCTGTCCAACACGCCCGAGGCACTGGAAACACTCATCCGGGTGGCGCGCACCGACAGGGATCCGGACATCCGGAGCAGGGCCGTCTTCTGGCTGGGCAACGAAGCGGGTGAGAAAGCCGCCGCCACCATCGCCGACATGGCGGTTGATGACCCCGACACCGACGTCAAGGAGAGGGCCGTTTTTGCTCTCAGTCAACTGCCGCCCGACGTCGGCGTGCCGCGGCTGATCCATGTCGCCCGCACCAATTCCAACCCCGAGGTCCGCAAGCAGGCGATCTTCTGGCTGACTCAGTCGGAAGACCCGCGGGCGCTGGATTTCTTCGAGGAAATCCTCGCGCATTGA
- a CDS encoding respiratory nitrate reductase subunit gamma gives MEALVLGVLPYITVAVFIVGMVIRIRIWMRTPQPAKITLFPAPCGGRARFINVLKESFLFPSLFRGDRTLWIIAWLFHLTLAFVFVGHVRVFTDFPRVWAALGIDADTMSAAGGGVAGVLILTMALLLTVRRAAMRRVREVSQLADYLALFLVIGVILTGNLMRFGDHFDLQLTRAYFTDLFTFSLGASSYPANGMFAVHFLLAQILIVFMPFSKIMHFGGIFFTQTLIQKA, from the coding sequence ATGGAAGCACTGGTCCTTGGGGTTCTACCTTACATAACGGTTGCGGTGTTCATTGTCGGGATGGTCATCCGGATACGAATCTGGATGAGAACTCCCCAGCCGGCAAAGATCACCCTCTTTCCCGCGCCATGCGGTGGGAGGGCCCGGTTCATCAACGTCTTGAAGGAATCGTTCTTGTTTCCCAGTCTCTTTCGGGGCGACAGAACGCTGTGGATCATTGCCTGGTTGTTTCATCTCACGCTCGCCTTCGTGTTCGTGGGTCACGTCAGGGTGTTTACGGACTTCCCGCGCGTGTGGGCGGCACTGGGGATTGACGCCGACACCATGAGCGCAGCCGGCGGCGGTGTCGCTGGCGTCCTAATCCTGACCATGGCGCTTCTGCTCACGGTCCGGCGGGCCGCCATGCGGCGCGTGCGTGAGGTGTCGCAACTCGCCGACTACCTGGCGCTGTTTCTGGTCATCGGCGTCATCCTCACCGGAAACCTCATGCGCTTCGGCGACCATTTCGACCTGCAGCTCACGCGCGCGTATTTCACCGACTTGTTCACTTTCTCCCTGGGCGCATCGTCCTATCCGGCCAATGGCATGTTCGCTGTGCACTTCCTGCTGGCGCAGATACTGATCGTGTTCATGCCATTCAGCAAGATCATGCACTTCGGCGGGATCTTCTTCACCCAGACCCTCATTCAGAAGGCATAG
- a CDS encoding Rieske 2Fe-2S domain-containing protein, with translation MTPHEFTSPGGAKMGRRGFLDLVLGGGIIALFGAIVYPLLRFVIPPKNPEAAASSVVAAKVGELAPNSGKIFRFGKDPAILILTSSGQYRAFTAICTHLDCTVQYRGDLEQIWCACHNGHYDLSGKNISGPPPAPLLPYSVTVRGDQIIVSKA, from the coding sequence ATGACGCCTCATGAATTCACATCCCCCGGCGGCGCGAAGATGGGCCGCCGGGGTTTCTTGGACCTCGTGCTGGGCGGCGGGATTATCGCGCTCTTCGGGGCGATCGTCTATCCCTTGCTACGCTTTGTCATTCCCCCCAAGAACCCCGAGGCCGCCGCCTCTTCCGTGGTGGCCGCCAAGGTCGGTGAGTTGGCGCCGAATTCCGGGAAGATCTTTCGGTTCGGCAAGGACCCGGCCATTCTGATCCTGACATCGTCGGGGCAATATCGGGCGTTCACGGCGATCTGCACGCACCTGGATTGCACGGTCCAGTACCGGGGCGACTTGGAACAGATCTGGTGTGCCTGCCACAACGGCCACTATGACCTGAGCGGCAAGAACATCTCCGGCCCGCCACCGGCACCGCTTTTGCCCTACTCGGTCACGGTCCGCGGCGATCAGATCATCGTCAGCAAGGCATGA